A single window of Bacteroidales bacterium DNA harbors:
- a CDS encoding transglutaminase-like domain-containing protein, whose translation MNSLKKNYYFIPLNKYDTVQELPDGSIVVPPHVKQRYLFACEDDGKVYILNNMNGSLFTYLFNSQEVHYIFTFAPEFLKNQIYFTKRNHLYYFFDINNIFRIFDDKGQLFSELPYATPWQAFCFDEKGNFIVLENWNVKVWIMNKGEFQLYKTFSIDGIGHTSLLAKDGSIFITDSEENILRAYSYDGVLKLEAITPHIDPIGQVILEDKHYILYGGLWNEVSYENRCWQEQKPFFHRIYIHEETVQSYKLVSTNSFLIDFYYEEHIKYPENVDHFPWVIRMKLPQDDHHQKILDVKPLGLPYRIVNDHFAEFIINSKEELPPAFGFKATIELKSVKFIPCVPVKLSQEIKLSLHEIEELDADCEYFNFFKVNEDEHLEKVNLIREKIFKKISYKINRNACNFKEVWEQGYGTCGDYTSLLLIGLYKNNISAQSATGYKVHRFYFGHQITQSVYYNHTWIETFDQNNFHLPIETSSDDKEVNHRFSKGQFLGLDWTHVKLYSGKVYPNFIWFPSHPTLHPFDVFGHPLVFITILDEE comes from the coding sequence ATGAATTCTTTGAAGAAGAATTATTATTTTATTCCTTTAAATAAATACGACACAGTGCAAGAATTGCCAGATGGTAGCATCGTTGTACCTCCTCATGTTAAACAAAGATATCTTTTTGCCTGCGAAGATGATGGAAAAGTTTACATCCTTAATAACATGAATGGCTCTCTTTTTACTTATCTTTTTAATTCACAAGAGGTTCACTATATTTTTACTTTCGCACCAGAATTTTTAAAAAACCAAATTTATTTTACAAAACGTAACCATCTGTACTATTTTTTTGATATTAATAACATTTTTCGAATTTTCGACGATAAAGGGCAACTTTTTTCTGAACTTCCTTATGCAACGCCATGGCAAGCGTTTTGCTTCGATGAAAAAGGAAACTTTATTGTTCTTGAAAACTGGAATGTTAAAGTTTGGATAATGAATAAGGGTGAATTCCAATTATATAAAACCTTTTCCATTGATGGAATCGGGCATACATCATTATTGGCAAAAGATGGGAGTATATTTATTACTGATAGTGAAGAAAATATTCTTCGAGCATACTCATATGACGGTGTTCTAAAACTAGAAGCTATTACTCCACACATCGATCCTATCGGACAGGTCATTTTAGAAGACAAACATTATATCTTATATGGAGGTCTTTGGAATGAAGTCAGTTACGAAAATCGTTGTTGGCAAGAACAAAAACCTTTTTTTCATCGCATCTATATTCATGAAGAAACCGTTCAATCGTATAAACTTGTTTCAACCAACTCATTTTTGATAGATTTTTACTACGAAGAACACATTAAATATCCAGAAAACGTCGATCATTTTCCATGGGTAATTAGGATGAAACTACCTCAAGACGATCATCATCAAAAGATTCTCGATGTCAAACCTCTTGGTTTACCTTATCGGATAGTCAATGATCACTTTGCAGAATTTATTATAAATTCAAAAGAAGAACTACCACCAGCATTCGGATTTAAGGCTACCATCGAACTTAAAAGTGTAAAATTTATACCATGTGTGCCCGTCAAATTGTCGCAAGAAATAAAACTATCACTTCATGAAATTGAAGAATTGGATGCAGACTGCGAGTATTTTAATTTTTTCAAAGTAAATGAAGATGAGCATTTGGAAAAAGTAAATTTGATTAGAGAAAAAATCTTTAAAAAAATTTCATACAAAATAAATCGCAACGCGTGTAATTTCAAAGAAGTATGGGAACAGGGGTATGGAACATGTGGTGATTATACATCGTTGTTATTAATAGGGCTGTATAAAAACAATATTTCAGCACAGTCTGCTACTGGATATAAAGTCCATCGATTTTATTTTGGACATCAAATAACGCAAAGTGTTTATTATAATCACACTTGGATTGAAACTTTTGATCAGAATAATTTTCATCTACCCATAGAAACCAGTTCTGATGATAAAGAGGTTAATCATCGTTTCTCAAAAGGTCAGTTTTTAGGATTGGACTGGACACATGTGAAATTATATTCTGGTAAAGTTTATCCAAATTTTATTTGGTTTCCTTCTCATCCAACCCTTCATCCTTTTGATGTTTTTGGTCATCCATTGGTATTCATTACCATACTTGATGAAGAATGA
- a CDS encoding FAD:protein FMN transferase produces MKNCIYIYFFCGILLSVTQACSDKTKKYFISGETQGTFYHITWFAADSMVGEREIDSLLSQFELIASLYVDSSELVRINQRSTDSLSNMMKDLLEQSLKYANATEGYFDPTVAPLVKAWGFYRKNDILPDSQTINSIRRCIGFRKFRLVDHYIKFDDSCVHIDLNAIAQGYSVDLLAQFFEKKGIRDYLIEIGGEVRAAGTKPDGKPWIVGIERPTNEPNDPQEVYRKVKLINKSLATSGTTRKFYVKDGIKYSHAINPHTGYPVSHSLLMVTVIAPTCTEADALATAFLVMGRERAKKLIQEKFPFVDAFFIYSDKDGNLLTDMTDGFKKYLIE; encoded by the coding sequence ATGAAAAATTGCATATACATTTATTTCTTCTGTGGTATATTATTGTCAGTTACACAAGCTTGTTCAGATAAGACAAAAAAGTATTTTATTTCAGGCGAAACTCAAGGAACTTTTTATCACATTACTTGGTTTGCCGCAGATTCTATGGTTGGAGAAAGAGAAATCGATAGTCTTTTGAGTCAGTTTGAACTTATAGCTTCGCTCTATGTAGATTCTTCTGAACTTGTAAGGATTAACCAACGATCAACTGATAGTTTGAGTAATATGATGAAGGATCTACTTGAGCAATCCTTAAAATATGCTAATGCAACAGAAGGTTATTTTGATCCAACTGTGGCTCCGTTGGTTAAAGCGTGGGGGTTCTACCGAAAAAACGATATTTTGCCAGATTCTCAAACCATCAATAGTATAAGACGTTGCATAGGTTTTAGAAAATTCCGCCTCGTTGATCATTACATAAAGTTTGATGATTCTTGTGTACATATAGATCTTAATGCTATTGCGCAAGGATATAGTGTCGATTTACTCGCACAATTTTTTGAAAAGAAGGGTATTCGGGATTATCTCATTGAAATAGGAGGTGAAGTACGAGCAGCTGGTACCAAACCGGATGGTAAGCCATGGATTGTAGGGATAGAAAGACCAACCAACGAACCGAACGATCCACAAGAAGTATATAGAAAGGTAAAACTAATTAATAAGTCCCTTGCTACGTCAGGAACTACCAGAAAGTTTTATGTCAAGGATGGTATAAAATATAGTCATGCTATCAATCCTCATACAGGGTACCCTGTCTCACATTCTTTGCTTATGGTAACTGTTATTGCACCCACTTGTACCGAAGCTGATGCTCTAGCTACGGCTTTTTTAGTGATGGGGCGAGAAAGAGCAAAAAAATTGATTCAAGAGAAATTCCCCTTTGTAGATGCTTTCTTCATTTATAGTGATAAAGACGGAAATCTTCTAACCGACATGACCGACGGTTTCAAAAAGTATCTGATAGAATAA
- the lpxD gene encoding UDP-3-O-(3-hydroxymyristoyl)glucosamine N-acyltransferase — translation MLTVAEIAKIIQGEIFGDENVEIKSIAKIEEAKPGDITFLGNKHYEKYLYTTRASAIIVPKSFKPDKEIENVLIFVDNPYLAFTQLLIYLQPASQVTPYISPTAFIHDKAHVDPSSYVGHFTIIEEGARVGKHCMIYPQVYIGKNVTIGDHVILYPGVKIYSECQIGNNCIIHAGAVIGADGFGFLPNENGEYIKIPQLGNVIIEDDVEIGANTTIDRSTLGSTKIGKGTKLDNLIQIGHNVEIGQHNVMAAQVGIAGSTKIGSHNQIGGQVGIAGHLKIGNKCQIGAQSGVIRNIEDGEIVVGAPAMPAKKFFKLHVLYLKLEEIFKKIEELEKK, via the coding sequence ATGTTAACAGTTGCAGAAATTGCCAAGATCATACAAGGTGAAATTTTTGGAGACGAAAACGTAGAAATAAAATCCATAGCCAAAATTGAAGAAGCAAAGCCAGGTGATATAACATTTCTAGGAAATAAACATTATGAAAAATATCTTTACACAACTCGTGCTTCAGCTATTATAGTCCCTAAAAGTTTTAAGCCAGATAAAGAGATAGAAAATGTTTTAATTTTTGTTGATAACCCTTATCTTGCTTTTACTCAACTGCTCATATATCTACAACCTGCTAGTCAAGTTACGCCATACATATCACCAACTGCATTTATCCACGATAAAGCACATGTAGATCCCAGTTCTTATGTGGGGCATTTTACCATCATTGAGGAGGGAGCAAGGGTTGGTAAACATTGCATGATTTATCCTCAAGTGTATATTGGTAAGAACGTCACGATTGGTGACCATGTTATATTGTATCCGGGCGTAAAGATATATAGTGAATGTCAGATTGGTAACAATTGCATTATACATGCTGGTGCCGTGATTGGTGCTGATGGATTTGGTTTTTTACCTAACGAAAATGGAGAATACATAAAGATTCCTCAATTAGGCAATGTCATCATTGAAGACGATGTTGAAATCGGAGCAAATACGACTATCGATAGATCAACTCTTGGTTCAACCAAAATAGGCAAAGGAACAAAACTCGATAACCTTATTCAGATTGGTCACAATGTGGAAATTGGTCAACACAATGTAATGGCAGCACAAGTTGGTATTGCTGGATCTACCAAAATTGGTAGCCATAATCAAATTGGGGGCCAAGTGGGAATAGCTGGTCACCTCAAAATAGGAAACAAATGTCAGATTGGTGCTCAAAGCGGAGTTATTAGAAATATAGAAGATGGCGAAATTGTAGTCGGAGCTCCCGCTATGCCTGCTAAAAAATTTTTCAAACTTCATGTGTTGTATTTGAAACTTGAAGAAATTTTTAAAAAGATTGAAGAGCTCGAAAAAAAATAA
- a CDS encoding TlpA family protein disulfide reductase yields the protein MKLYYLLVIIFSFYILTYSQKLTSVQGKFVDGTTEKTIFLENFSDPKIFSLQSPITNNSFSFQFNLDKENIFKLKLNNGNFFALIIKPGEKVQINIYKSDRNFFPEIYGSEQSQKIYTIESQLARYKYQQDSINMIFSQNNPTQNPGKEQLVQLYYQIEYEKNNYLANAIGQQPADLANIFFIERLNIDQYFPLYNLVDSMLYHKYKYIPAVEFFHQKVASSKKTAIGSKAPDIELPTPEGKKLSLYSLTGKIFIIDFWASWCGPCRKENPNMVKLYEEFKDKGLVIFGVSLDSDSLSWVRAIQVDKLNWYHVSDLKKWNSSAAKLYGVNSIPSTFILDENKIIIAKNLRGEQLRQFIAQKLKSQ from the coding sequence ATGAAACTTTATTACTTGCTAGTTATAATTTTTTCTTTTTATATTTTAACATATTCTCAAAAGCTCACAAGTGTTCAAGGGAAATTTGTAGATGGAACTACCGAAAAGACAATTTTTCTTGAAAATTTTTCCGACCCCAAAATTTTTTCACTTCAAAGTCCAATCACAAATAACTCATTTAGTTTTCAATTTAATCTTGACAAAGAAAACATCTTTAAACTTAAGCTTAACAATGGCAATTTTTTTGCTCTCATTATTAAACCTGGAGAAAAGGTACAAATAAACATTTATAAATCGGATCGAAATTTTTTCCCAGAAATTTACGGATCAGAGCAGAGCCAAAAAATTTATACCATCGAATCTCAATTAGCTCGGTACAAGTACCAACAAGATAGCATTAATATGATTTTTTCTCAAAACAATCCAACGCAAAATCCTGGAAAAGAACAACTGGTTCAACTCTATTATCAGATCGAATACGAGAAGAATAATTACCTTGCTAATGCCATTGGTCAGCAACCAGCTGATCTTGCCAATATTTTCTTTATCGAACGCCTTAATATTGATCAATATTTTCCTCTCTATAATCTTGTCGATTCCATGCTTTATCATAAATACAAATACATTCCTGCAGTAGAATTTTTTCATCAAAAAGTTGCTTCCAGTAAAAAGACCGCTATTGGAAGTAAAGCTCCAGACATCGAACTACCAACACCCGAAGGGAAAAAACTTAGCTTGTACTCTTTAACCGGGAAAATATTTATCATCGACTTCTGGGCATCATGGTGCGGGCCATGCCGTAAAGAAAATCCAAACATGGTAAAACTTTACGAAGAATTTAAAGATAAAGGACTAGTCATTTTCGGTGTTTCTTTGGACAGCGACAGTCTTTCATGGGTTAGAGCCATTCAAGTGGACAAGCTAAACTGGTATCATGTTAGCGATTTGAAAAAATGGAATAGCAGTGCTGCTAAACTCTATGGTGTTAACTCAATCCCATCAACTTTCATCCTAGATGAAAACAAAATTATAATTGCAAAAAACCTTCGTGGAGAACAACTCCGACAATTTATTGCTCAAAAATTAAAATCACAATAA
- the fabZ gene encoding 3-hydroxyacyl-ACP dehydratase FabZ yields the protein MELKLPEFDLFAKPLYTVEDIQKFLPHRPPFLFVDKILQMNEEEIIGVKNVTMNEYYFQGHFPGEPIMPGVVQIEAMAQVGGVFILSRYPDPQNYTPFFIKIFEVKFRHKVVPGDTLIFYLKLASPVRRGIIHMYGNSFVAGKLVTEAEMMAQIVRKPNT from the coding sequence ATGGAATTGAAATTGCCTGAATTTGATTTGTTTGCTAAGCCATTGTATACGGTGGAAGATATTCAAAAGTTTTTACCTCATCGACCTCCATTTCTCTTTGTTGACAAAATTCTTCAGATGAACGAAGAAGAAATTATCGGGGTCAAGAATGTTACGATGAATGAATATTATTTCCAAGGTCATTTTCCAGGTGAACCTATCATGCCTGGTGTCGTTCAAATAGAAGCCATGGCTCAGGTAGGTGGGGTATTTATTCTTAGTCGTTATCCTGACCCCCAAAATTATACTCCATTTTTTATAAAAATTTTTGAAGTAAAATTCCGTCATAAAGTTGTTCCTGGAGATACATTGATTTTTTACTTAAAATTAGCTTCACCCGTGCGAAGAGGTATTATTCACATGTATGGTAATTCATTCGTTGCTGGAAAATTGGTGACAGAAGCAGAAATGATGGCTCAGATTGTGCGAAAACCCAATACTTAG
- the lpxC gene encoding UDP-3-O-acyl-N-acetylglucosamine deacetylase, whose protein sequence is MNQHTLRNSFSVEGKGIHTGKKASLTVNPAPENTGILFQRMDLPYQPFLKANVKYVKDTSRGTTIGNENFVIRTVEHLLAALKGCRVDNAIIQIDNEEVPILDGSSRQYVELIQKVGLLEQQFPKTIYHLKEPIEFHLEEQNVHYLLKPSQNFSIETTISYNHGKFLSQQITMHSLEDFCKTFYNARTFAFLSEIRPLLEKNLIRGGDLQSAIVFVDKKLSEDDLNFLRQVFRQYDINVLSNGVLNNVKLLYEDEPVRHKTLDILGDLALVGVDFWASIKAIRPSHKHNVYLAGLIQKQIENYYGIEIA, encoded by the coding sequence GTGAATCAACATACTTTAAGAAATTCTTTCTCAGTAGAAGGAAAGGGAATCCACACGGGGAAAAAAGCTTCGTTAACTGTTAATCCCGCACCTGAAAATACAGGTATTCTTTTTCAAAGAATGGATTTACCGTATCAACCTTTTCTTAAAGCAAATGTAAAATACGTAAAGGATACCAGCCGAGGAACCACCATCGGTAACGAAAATTTTGTAATTAGAACAGTAGAACATCTCCTTGCAGCACTAAAAGGTTGCCGAGTAGATAACGCTATTATTCAGATCGACAATGAGGAAGTTCCAATCCTCGATGGAAGTTCAAGGCAATATGTCGAACTGATTCAAAAAGTGGGTCTATTGGAACAGCAATTCCCAAAGACCATTTATCATCTTAAAGAACCCATAGAATTTCATTTAGAAGAACAAAATGTTCATTACCTTTTAAAGCCATCTCAAAATTTTAGCATAGAAACCACTATTTCTTACAATCATGGTAAGTTTTTATCTCAACAAATCACGATGCATTCCCTGGAAGATTTTTGTAAAACGTTTTATAATGCTAGAACATTTGCTTTTCTTTCCGAGATCAGACCCTTACTAGAAAAAAACCTAATTCGGGGAGGAGATCTTCAAAGTGCTATTGTTTTTGTGGACAAAAAGCTGAGTGAAGATGATCTGAATTTTTTAAGACAAGTATTTCGTCAATACGATATCAATGTTTTATCCAATGGTGTACTTAACAATGTTAAACTTCTTTACGAAGACGAGCCTGTCAGACATAAAACTCTTGATATACTTGGTGATTTAGCACTTGTTGGTGTGGATTTTTGGGCAAGCATAAAAGCCATTCGTCCCAGTCATAAGCACAACGTTTATTTAGCAGGTTTAATCCAAAAACAAATTGAGAATTATTATGGAATTGAAATTGCCTGA
- the rfaE2 gene encoding D-glycero-beta-D-manno-heptose 1-phosphate adenylyltransferase: MQHIFQQLKKNGKKIVFTNGCFDIVHPGHIHYLMEASELGDILVVAINSDDSVRRLKGPTRPIIPEKERCLHMASFEFVDYVLIFDEDTPENIIKLIQPDVLVKGSDYRIDEIAGASYVLQQGGKVITIPLIEGYSTTSLLRKLDKKS, translated from the coding sequence GTGCAACATATCTTTCAACAATTAAAAAAGAACGGAAAGAAAATCGTTTTTACCAACGGATGTTTCGATATCGTGCATCCAGGGCATATACATTATCTCATGGAAGCGTCTGAACTAGGAGATATTCTTGTTGTTGCGATTAATAGTGATGACTCAGTCCGACGACTCAAGGGTCCTACTCGCCCCATCATTCCCGAAAAAGAACGTTGCCTGCACATGGCAAGTTTTGAATTCGTCGATTATGTATTGATTTTCGATGAAGATACACCCGAAAATATCATCAAACTTATTCAACCAGACGTCCTGGTAAAAGGAAGTGATTATCGTATAGATGAAATTGCAGGTGCAAGTTACGTCTTACAGCAAGGAGGGAAAGTCATTACTATACCTCTTATCGAGGGCTATAGTACCACATCCTTACTTCGAAAACTTGATAAAAAATCTTAA
- a CDS encoding TonB-dependent receptor — protein sequence MKCSSLIAFVVIFFSAFGQIDTNKLLKEVIVDAERVKVSQYTATRYIQIITADEIKKIPSLSVTDILDYANNVDIRERGIWGVQADIQIRTGNFEQTLVLLNGIPLNDPQTGHHTGHIPVDPQIIERIEILTGAGTRIFGMNAYSGVINIVTKKETQEKLLLQVLGGDFKTFQTTLTYSPYQKIKGFLANFHHRQSNGFKANTDYRISQIYFQYHQKISNAGEITGFLMNGNKNFGAYNFYTPKFPHQFENNWLTMAGLTYKKRFLHSALVSQAYIRRHQDRFELFRHDLPEHMIPSWYVTHNYHLTYSSGLQNSYIYVRSFGKFFTGLDLKYETIYSNKLGTISVDSIPTIFDNGFYTRKGERWYISVPFDLFVQINKLSFSAGTIVTYYTNQEKVFILPGFDVSYQIGEKHQFFVSANINARVPSFTEMYYTDPAHTGNPDLLPEKGYQLESGWHWFSNPIKLHLNAYYRNCSNAIDWVRSSVQEKWQTQNITNMQTYGLEADLIWLANFKWIKKIQLFYAYNELLHFKSEFFSKYALDFLKHKTKISIELDNQKKWNGSFSFIYQYRQSTYQDYPSGELKKFKPVYLLNAKVSYNLRKNILLFTSIYNLLNQHSFDFGLIPLPPRWAMLGINVSIR from the coding sequence ATGAAATGCTCCTCTCTAATCGCTTTCGTAGTGATATTCTTTTCTGCTTTTGGACAAATTGATACCAATAAGTTATTAAAAGAAGTGATTGTCGACGCTGAAAGAGTCAAAGTTTCTCAATACACAGCTACACGATATATTCAGATCATTACAGCAGATGAAATCAAGAAAATACCTAGTCTTTCAGTAACTGACATACTTGATTATGCTAATAACGTAGATATTAGAGAAAGAGGAATTTGGGGTGTCCAAGCGGACATTCAAATTCGGACGGGAAATTTTGAGCAAACTCTCGTATTACTCAACGGAATACCTCTTAACGATCCACAGACTGGCCATCATACAGGACATATTCCTGTTGATCCACAAATCATTGAAAGAATAGAAATTCTTACTGGTGCAGGAACTCGTATTTTTGGAATGAATGCTTATTCTGGAGTTATTAACATCGTAACCAAAAAAGAAACCCAAGAAAAATTACTTTTACAGGTGCTAGGTGGAGACTTTAAAACTTTTCAGACAACTTTAACTTACTCTCCATATCAAAAAATCAAAGGTTTCCTTGCTAATTTTCATCATCGCCAGAGTAATGGATTCAAAGCAAATACGGATTACCGCATATCTCAAATATACTTTCAGTATCATCAAAAAATAAGTAATGCTGGGGAGATTACTGGTTTTCTGATGAATGGTAACAAAAACTTTGGAGCATATAATTTTTACACTCCAAAATTCCCTCACCAATTCGAGAACAACTGGCTTACGATGGCGGGTTTGACATACAAGAAACGTTTTCTTCACAGTGCATTGGTAAGTCAAGCTTATATACGCCGACATCAAGATAGATTTGAACTTTTTCGTCATGACCTACCAGAACACATGATTCCTTCGTGGTATGTTACCCATAATTACCATCTTACGTATTCTTCCGGTCTTCAGAATTCCTATATTTATGTAAGATCTTTTGGAAAATTTTTTACCGGTCTTGATCTAAAGTACGAAACCATTTACAGTAATAAGTTGGGAACCATATCAGTTGATTCTATCCCAACCATTTTTGATAATGGTTTCTATACTCGAAAAGGTGAACGCTGGTATATCTCTGTACCTTTTGATTTATTTGTTCAAATCAATAAACTTTCATTTTCAGCAGGAACCATAGTGACATACTATACTAACCAAGAAAAAGTATTCATTTTGCCTGGCTTCGATGTAAGTTATCAAATTGGGGAAAAACATCAATTTTTTGTATCCGCTAATATTAACGCACGGGTACCAAGTTTTACTGAAATGTACTACACGGATCCTGCACACACAGGAAATCCTGATTTATTACCAGAAAAAGGATATCAATTAGAATCAGGTTGGCATTGGTTTAGCAATCCGATTAAATTGCACTTAAATGCGTACTACCGAAACTGTTCTAACGCTATTGATTGGGTTCGCTCATCGGTTCAAGAAAAATGGCAAACTCAAAACATTACTAATATGCAAACTTATGGTCTGGAAGCAGATTTGATTTGGCTTGCAAATTTTAAATGGATTAAAAAAATCCAACTTTTTTATGCTTACAACGAATTGCTTCACTTTAAATCAGAATTTTTTTCAAAATATGCACTGGACTTTCTAAAACATAAAACAAAAATTTCGATCGAACTCGATAATCAAAAAAAATGGAATGGCTCATTTTCCTTCATTTATCAGTATAGACAAAGCACATATCAAGATTATCCATCCGGAGAGTTAAAAAAATTCAAACCCGTATATCTTTTAAATGCAAAAGTTTCGTACAACTTAAGAAAAAACATTCTTTTGTTTACCTCAATTTATAATCTATTGAATCAACATTCATTCGATTTTGGTCTTATTCCCCTACCCCCACGGTGGGCTATGCTAGGAATTAATGTAAGTATCCGATAA